From the genome of Anaerolineae bacterium, one region includes:
- the rplQ gene encoding 50S ribosomal protein L17, giving the protein MRHRKAGLKLNRTSSHRNAMFRNMVTSLFKHERILTTDVKAKGLRQWSDHLITLAKRGDLHARRQALSIIRETNIVHKLFDEAAERFGSISGGYTRIIKMGRRSGDAAPVSIIELVGVEKSKEKKTKDKKVAGAEEKKTKDKKVAGAEEKKTVEKKQAVDKKAQLDKPEESVEKKED; this is encoded by the coding sequence ATGAGACATCGAAAGGCTGGTTTAAAATTAAACAGAACAAGCAGTCACAGGAATGCCATGTTTAGAAATATGGTCACCTCGCTTTTTAAGCATGAGCGAATCCTCACTACAGATGTTAAGGCAAAGGGCTTGAGGCAATGGTCAGACCATTTGATTACTCTGGCCAAACGTGGAGATTTACATGCCAGACGTCAGGCTCTTTCGATTATAAGAGAAACGAATATTGTTCATAAACTGTTTGATGAAGCTGCTGAGCGATTCGGCTCTATATCTGGAGGCTATACCAGAATTATTAAGATGGGAAGACGTTCCGGAGATGCCGCTCCTGTGTCTATAATTGAACTTGTAGGCGTTGAAAAGAGCAAAGAGAAGAAAACCAAGGACAAAAAGGTGGCCGGAGCAGAAGAGAAGAAAACCAAGGACAAAAAGGTGGCTGGAGCAGAAGAGAAGAAAACGGTAGAGAAAAAACAGGCTGTTGATAAAAAAGCCCAATTAGATAAACCGGAAGAAAGCGTAGAAAAAAAAGAGGATTAA
- a CDS encoding nucleoside recognition protein — MLFICAGLVAGQVIEASGWTKTLAALARPFFKFSNLGDRCSAAFTTAFFSGVAANAMLLDFYKEGKICRRQLFLSNFVNQFPAYFLHLPTTIFIVLPLTGLAGAFYFIITFAATLFRTALFLIYGHIRPSVQECDLKKEEKELPMQHNKRQGEIVKSIKKRLPGRIINIAVYVIPVYVLVFVLNEMGIFNTLREWLAGYFVTTFMPVEALSIVILSFAAEFTSGFAAAGALLDAGVITIKQTVLALLIGNIIAFPVRALRHQLPRYIGIFSPKMGTQLLIMGQGFRIVSLVIIGTIYYYLG; from the coding sequence ATGCTTTTTATCTGCGCGGGCCTTGTGGCAGGCCAGGTAATTGAAGCTTCGGGCTGGACAAAAACCCTTGCCGCATTAGCCAGGCCTTTTTTTAAATTCAGCAATCTTGGCGATAGGTGCAGCGCTGCTTTTACAACCGCTTTTTTTTCAGGCGTTGCTGCAAATGCAATGCTTCTGGACTTTTATAAAGAAGGGAAAATATGTCGAAGGCAGCTTTTTCTATCCAATTTCGTCAATCAGTTTCCGGCTTATTTTCTTCATCTCCCAACAACAATTTTTATTGTTTTACCACTTACAGGCCTGGCCGGAGCTTTCTATTTCATTATAACCTTTGCTGCTACACTTTTTAGAACAGCGCTCTTTCTGATTTACGGGCACATAAGACCGTCTGTGCAAGAGTGCGATTTAAAAAAAGAAGAAAAAGAACTTCCCATGCAGCACAATAAAAGGCAGGGGGAAATAGTAAAGAGTATAAAAAAGAGGCTGCCGGGTCGCATTATAAATATTGCTGTTTATGTAATACCTGTCTATGTTCTTGTTTTTGTTTTAAATGAGATGGGTATTTTTAATACGCTGCGTGAATGGCTCGCGGGCTATTTTGTCACAACCTTTATGCCTGTTGAAGCCCTTTCAATTGTGATTTTAAGTTTTGCCGCTGAATTTACTTCAGGATTTGCGGCAGCAGGGGCGCTTCTTGATGCCGGAGTAATTACAATAAAACAGACTGTTTTAGCCCTGTTAATAGGAAATATAATTGCATTTCCGGTTCGTGCTCTGCGTCATCAGTTGCCAAGGTATATCGGAATTTTTTCTCCGAAAATGGGGACTCAATTATTGATTATGGGCCAGGGCTTTCGGATTGTGAGCCTTGTTATTATTGGCACAATTTACTATTATTTAGGGTAA
- a CDS encoding iron ABC transporter permease → MTIKIQEKPYSFKNRLQEAIMTQILLLSMVLCGLIVISACMGYIHLSFIDVVKIIFAKISGQASLLKGMDEIFPVVVMDVRLPRILTAAVVGGGLAVSGAVFQGILLNPLADPYTLGVSAGAAFGASLAFLFNIVLFDQIGLGACCVPVFAFTGAAGTLFFVIYLSSGSGGLSSNNLILSGIIVAAILSAGISFLKYVADEQVSIIIFWLMGSFASRTWADVFMTSSFLCLGFLIIIFYARDLNLMSLGNRTASSLGVDTGRLTLILLVTASLITAICVSVSGIIGFVGLLVPHMVRFLTGPDNRKLIPVSMLAGAILLLCADTVTRAILPSEIPIGVLTALIGGPFFCYIFRKRQVAEADS, encoded by the coding sequence ATGACAATAAAAATACAGGAAAAACCATACAGCTTCAAAAACAGGCTTCAAGAGGCAATCATGACCCAGATATTGCTATTGAGCATGGTTTTGTGCGGGTTAATTGTGATTTCCGCGTGCATGGGATACATCCATCTTTCCTTTATTGATGTGGTGAAAATTATTTTTGCTAAAATATCCGGGCAGGCAAGTCTTCTTAAAGGAATGGATGAAATTTTCCCTGTAGTTGTGATGGATGTGCGTTTGCCACGCATATTAACAGCCGCAGTCGTAGGAGGCGGACTTGCAGTATCAGGGGCTGTTTTTCAAGGCATCCTGCTTAATCCTCTGGCTGATCCATACACACTGGGGGTATCTGCAGGCGCAGCCTTCGGAGCTTCTCTGGCATTTTTATTTAATATAGTACTTTTTGATCAAATTGGACTGGGCGCCTGCTGTGTACCTGTTTTTGCTTTCACAGGCGCTGCCGGAACCTTGTTTTTCGTTATCTATCTTTCATCCGGCAGCGGAGGTTTATCATCCAACAACCTGATCCTCTCCGGAATAATAGTTGCCGCTATTTTGTCGGCTGGAATAAGTTTTTTAAAGTATGTGGCTGACGAGCAGGTTTCAATAATTATTTTCTGGCTTATGGGAAGTTTTGCTTCAAGGACATGGGCGGATGTTTTTATGACATCTTCATTTCTGTGTCTCGGGTTTTTAATCATTATTTTTTATGCAAGAGATCTTAATTTAATGTCTCTCGGCAATAGAACAGCTTCTTCCCTGGGCGTGGACACCGGAAGGTTGACCCTTATTCTTCTTGTTACTGCATCACTGATAACTGCTATCTGTGTATCCGTATCGGGAATTATAGGATTTGTAGGGCTTCTGGTTCCTCATATGGTGAGGTTTTTAACCGGTCCGGATAACCGAAAACTGATTCCGGTTTCAATGCTGGCCGGAGCCATACTGTTGTTGTGCGCCGATACCGTAACCAGGGCCATCCTTCCCAGCGAAATACCAATAGGTGTGCTCACGGCATTGATAGGCGGCCCTTTTTTCTGCTATATTTTTCGAAAACGGCAGGTGGCAGAGGCAGATAGTTGA
- a CDS encoding ABC transporter substrate-binding protein — MIVSYFNYIKILTIILFCLPSGVYAHDHTKSFGAAGERIVVDQNSRRILVEKRFSRIISLYGAHTENLFALGLNKEIIGVSRHEVFPPEAMKKAVFSYHDDPEKFLAADPDLVLIRPMIDRGYPDLVARLEKSGITVVSLQPGTIDDLFNYWMALGILTGKQEEASEMIRGFKESISVFKSLTKTVARKKKVYFEAINSKMKTFSPDSMTIFALETAGGVNIANDAKSVRGTNIAAYGKERILSKACEIDVYLAQSGAMNRPVISLIKKEPGFKAIKAIKENKIYIIDEMIVSRPTLRLLKGIYGIGKILYPDIFSEDVLNGVQGSRFRVQGSEYR, encoded by the coding sequence ATGATTGTTTCATATTTTAACTATATAAAAATACTGACTATTATTTTATTTTGTTTGCCTTCCGGAGTTTATGCTCATGACCATACAAAATCTTTTGGTGCTGCAGGTGAAAGGATTGTAGTTGATCAAAACAGCAGGAGGATCTTGGTTGAAAAGAGGTTCTCGCGCATTATTTCTCTTTACGGCGCACATACTGAAAATCTCTTTGCATTGGGGCTGAATAAAGAGATAATCGGGGTTTCCAGACATGAAGTTTTTCCTCCTGAAGCTATGAAAAAGGCTGTTTTCTCATATCATGATGACCCTGAAAAATTTTTAGCAGCCGATCCTGATCTGGTTTTGATAAGACCAATGATTGATCGCGGATATCCTGACCTTGTGGCAAGGCTTGAAAAAAGCGGTATTACGGTTGTATCTTTACAGCCCGGTACAATTGATGATTTGTTCAATTACTGGATGGCGCTTGGCATTCTTACAGGAAAGCAGGAAGAAGCGTCAGAGATGATCAGGGGTTTTAAGGAAAGTATATCTGTTTTTAAATCATTAACAAAGACTGTCGCAAGAAAAAAAAAGGTCTATTTTGAGGCTATAAACAGCAAAATGAAGACTTTTTCGCCGGATTCAATGACAATCTTTGCGCTTGAAACAGCAGGGGGGGTAAACATCGCCAATGATGCAAAATCGGTAAGAGGCACAAATATAGCTGCTTACGGAAAGGAGCGCATATTGTCTAAAGCTTGTGAAATAGATGTTTATCTTGCACAATCAGGCGCTATGAACCGCCCTGTAATATCTCTTATTAAAAAAGAACCGGGCTTTAAAGCAATAAAGGCGATAAAGGAAAATAAAATATATATTATCGATGAGATGATTGTATCGCGACCGACTTTAAGGCTTCTTAAAGGAATATATGGGATCGGCAAAATCCTTTATCCTGATATTTTCAGTGAAGATGTATTGAATGGGGTTCAAGGTTCAAGGTTCAGGGTTCAGGGTTCAGAATATCGGTAG
- a CDS encoding precorrin-8X methylmutase has product MKPEEIEELSFKIIDDEAGRHNFPPDQWSVVRRMIHTSADFEYMKSVCFHKHAIARGLEAIKNGKNIITDTNMGKAGIRKSDISCFKVTVKCFITDPKVCRIASKTGTTKAKAAVDAAIPDMEDGIYVIGNAPTALLRLIELVKEKKAKPALIIGLPVGFVNAAESKANLIEMGYPYISNIGRKGGSNIAASVVNALAKLALLNN; this is encoded by the coding sequence ATGAAACCGGAAGAAATTGAAGAATTAAGTTTTAAGATAATTGATGATGAGGCTGGCAGGCATAACTTTCCACCTGACCAGTGGTCTGTTGTGCGAAGGATGATACATACATCTGCTGATTTTGAATATATGAAATCTGTTTGCTTTCATAAACATGCCATAGCCAGGGGGCTGGAGGCTATAAAAAACGGAAAAAATATTATCACGGATACCAACATGGGGAAAGCAGGAATCCGTAAAAGCGATATAAGCTGTTTCAAGGTTACGGTAAAATGTTTTATAACCGATCCAAAAGTATGTCGGATCGCATCAAAAACCGGAACTACCAAGGCGAAAGCAGCAGTTGACGCAGCCATACCGGACATGGAAGATGGCATTTATGTGATTGGAAATGCTCCCACAGCCCTTTTGCGGCTTATTGAACTCGTGAAAGAAAAAAAGGCAAAACCGGCTCTGATTATAGGGCTTCCGGTGGGGTTTGTAAACGCTGCGGAATCAAAAGCTAATCTCATCGAAATGGGCTATCCCTATATTTCTAATATTGGAAGAAAGGGCGGTTCAAACATTGCCGCAAGCGTGGTAAATGCATTGGCAAAACTGGCTTTATTAAATAATTGA
- a CDS encoding sirohydrochlorin cobaltochelatase translates to MKRLNLIVVLFVLSLTLVVSSFAMGPKKDKKAIVLAQFGTSYPAALAAITNTQNQVQKAFPDITVKMAFTSYIIRDIWHERQNDREFLEKNKDIPREILYIKGPLATIADLQDEGYDTIIVQPTHVFEGEEYLDLKSCVDGLDAIFAIRTRHKPFKKLVLGRPLLGKKGEKYPYHEDLKTAAKAVSRDMALAEKNNAALVYMGHGNKYLSTGAYMEFQETLRKMYPDISIYTGVVEGFPSPEYVVSELVKDGIRKVVLMPLMIVAGDHARNDMAGDEDDSWKTIIESKGIKVIPVIQGMGENPEVAKIFIQHIKDVALDNQIGL, encoded by the coding sequence ATGAAGAGGTTGAATTTGATTGTTGTTTTGTTTGTTTTGTCTCTGACATTGGTTGTTTCTTCTTTTGCCATGGGGCCGAAGAAGGATAAAAAGGCTATTGTTCTGGCCCAATTCGGCACAAGTTATCCTGCTGCGCTGGCAGCGATTACAAATACTCAAAACCAGGTTCAAAAAGCCTTTCCCGATATAACGGTGAAGATGGCCTTTACCTCTTACATTATCAGGGATATCTGGCATGAAAGGCAGAATGACAGGGAATTCCTGGAGAAAAATAAAGATATCCCCAGAGAAATTCTGTATATTAAAGGGCCCCTTGCGACAATAGCCGACCTGCAGGATGAGGGATATGATACGATCATTGTGCAGCCTACTCATGTTTTTGAAGGTGAAGAGTATCTTGATTTGAAATCGTGTGTGGATGGTCTGGATGCTATCTTCGCGATCAGAACCAGGCATAAGCCTTTTAAAAAGCTAGTTCTGGGAAGGCCGCTGCTTGGAAAAAAAGGAGAAAAATATCCCTATCATGAGGATCTGAAAACCGCCGCAAAAGCGGTCAGCCGTGATATGGCTCTGGCTGAAAAAAATAATGCGGCCCTGGTTTACATGGGACACGGGAACAAATATTTATCTACCGGAGCATACATGGAATTTCAGGAAACTTTAAGAAAAATGTACCCGGATATTTCCATATACACAGGTGTGGTTGAGGGGTTCCCATCCCCTGAATATGTTGTTTCGGAATTGGTTAAAGATGGGATAAGAAAGGTTGTATTAATGCCTTTAATGATTGTTGCGGGTGACCATGCGAGAAATGACATGGCCGGAGATGAAGATGATTCATGGAAGACTATCATCGAGTCAAAGGGAATCAAAGTCATCCCGGTGATTCAGGGGATGGGTGAAAACCCTGAGGTCGCGAAGATCTTTATTCAGCACATAAAAGATGTAGCTTTAGACAATCAAATCGGGTTGTAG
- a CDS encoding ribonuclease Z codes for MHSLFHPRLINGPFEDPGLFIPLFFEKRAVIFDLGDIYSLSAKDLLKISHVFISHTHMDHFVGFDRLLRLFLGREKKLYMYGPKGFLKNVGGKLAGYSWNLVENFNNRFSLHITEVHADQLITREYRCKNRFTASGKAVKQPFNGILFKEPALTFSAVVLNHKIPCLGFTIKERFHVNIIKERLIDLGLEIGPWLKEFKQALFNRQDPDSKFEVKSGRENIRKKEFILGDLTNRIAIITPGQKITYITDMLYCKPNIEKAVEFAKDTDHLFIEAAFLEKDKDIAKKKFHLTAGNAGMIAGMAKVKQFTLFHFSPRYSGMEDLFQKEALAAYKRIKD; via the coding sequence ATGCACTCATTATTTCATCCCAGGCTAATAAATGGCCCGTTTGAGGACCCCGGCCTTTTTATACCCCTTTTTTTTGAGAAACGTGCAGTAATTTTCGATCTGGGCGATATTTATTCTCTTTCAGCAAAGGATCTTCTCAAAATTAGTCATGTTTTTATATCTCATACCCATATGGATCATTTTGTGGGCTTTGACAGGCTGCTGCGCCTGTTTCTGGGACGTGAAAAAAAACTTTACATGTACGGCCCCAAAGGCTTTTTAAAAAATGTTGGGGGGAAACTTGCAGGATATTCATGGAACCTTGTAGAAAACTTCAACAATCGATTCTCTCTGCATATTACCGAAGTACATGCCGACCAGCTTATAACCAGAGAGTACCGGTGTAAAAATAGATTTACAGCTTCTGGAAAGGCTGTAAAACAACCGTTTAACGGTATCCTATTCAAAGAACCTGCGCTGACCTTCTCTGCAGTAGTGCTTAATCATAAAATTCCGTGCCTTGGGTTTACAATTAAGGAAAGGTTTCACGTTAATATAATAAAAGAAAGGCTAATCGATCTCGGGCTTGAAATCGGCCCATGGCTTAAAGAATTTAAACAGGCGCTCTTTAATCGTCAAGATCCTGATTCAAAATTTGAGGTTAAATCGGGGCGGGAAAATATAAGAAAAAAGGAATTTATATTAGGGGATCTTACAAATCGGATTGCAATAATAACTCCCGGCCAGAAAATTACCTATATTACCGATATGTTATATTGCAAACCCAATATTGAAAAAGCGGTGGAATTTGCGAAAGATACGGACCACCTTTTTATTGAAGCTGCTTTTCTCGAAAAAGACAAAGATATTGCCAAAAAAAAATTTCATCTCACAGCCGGGAATGCCGGAATGATAGCGGGCATGGCCAAGGTAAAACAATTCACGCTTTTCCATTTTTCACCAAGGTACTCAGGCATGGAAGACCTTTTTCAGAAAGAAGCACTGGCTGCTTATAAAAGGATTAAGGATTAA
- a CDS encoding DNA-directed RNA polymerase subunit alpha translates to MFMNWREMIRPEKVQVTTSMPSYGKFVCEPLERGFGITIGNSLRRIILSSLYGVAIVSVKFDDVMHEFSAIPGVLEDVSEIILNLKGVRLKLADAEPKTIRIDAEEEGEVKAGDIISDDGRCEVLNPELHIATLSKKAKLKMTMIVKVGKGYALSEANKDENAPTGTIPIDSIFSPIKRVNYIVGNARVGQRTDYDKLTLEVWTDGSVLPEDAVAYASKILKEQMEVFINFDEELEPEQGKKSEEIQISQFNENLYRSVEELELSVRSANCLKNAGIHKIYQLVVKTEGEMLKTKNFGRKSLNEIKEVLNEMSLSLGMKLNGFVAPEEDAEEEE, encoded by the coding sequence ATGTTTATGAACTGGCGAGAAATGATAAGGCCGGAGAAGGTGCAGGTGACCACCAGCATGCCTTCATACGGCAAGTTTGTTTGTGAACCTCTGGAAAGAGGATTTGGAATAACGATCGGGAATTCTTTAAGGCGTATAATACTTTCTTCCTTATATGGCGTGGCTATTGTATCTGTCAAATTCGATGATGTTATGCATGAGTTTAGTGCTATTCCAGGTGTACTTGAAGATGTATCCGAAATTATTCTTAACTTAAAAGGTGTGCGCTTAAAACTTGCTGATGCTGAACCGAAAACAATACGTATTGATGCTGAAGAAGAGGGCGAAGTCAAGGCCGGCGATATTATCAGCGATGACGGAAGGTGTGAGGTTCTTAATCCGGAGTTGCATATTGCAACGCTTTCTAAAAAAGCAAAGTTAAAAATGACCATGATTGTTAAGGTCGGCAAGGGATATGCCTTGTCTGAAGCAAATAAGGATGAAAATGCGCCAACAGGCACAATACCTATAGATTCTATATTTTCACCTATTAAACGGGTAAACTATATTGTAGGTAATGCCCGTGTTGGCCAGAGGACCGACTATGACAAGCTGACATTAGAGGTATGGACCGATGGAAGCGTTCTCCCGGAAGACGCTGTTGCATATGCATCCAAAATATTAAAAGAGCAAATGGAAGTCTTTATAAATTTTGACGAGGAGCTTGAACCGGAGCAGGGGAAAAAATCGGAAGAAATACAAATATCTCAGTTTAATGAAAATCTTTATAGAAGTGTTGAAGAGCTTGAGCTTTCCGTTAGAAGTGCCAATTGCCTTAAAAATGCCGGAATACATAAGATATATCAGCTGGTTGTTAAGACCGAGGGAGAGATGCTTAAAACCAAAAACTTTGGAAGAAAGTCGTTAAATGAGATTAAGGAAGTTTTAAATGAAATGAGCCTTTCTCTTGGGATGAAGCTTAATGGATTTGTGGCTCCTGAGGAAGACGCAGAGGAAGAGGAGTAA
- the cobI gene encoding precorrin-2 C(20)-methyltransferase — translation MNKIKTGTLYGIGVGPGDPELITIKASKILNKVDVVFAAASTKNSYSLAVSIAGPHIPETTLVKKLSFPMTINKKETERACKDNAMTIIKELELGKDVAFLSLGDCMTYSTYGYILKHIRKTASHVNIKTIPGITSYQAAASCLNVPLVEGEESLLIVSGARGGDHLRELSVKPESVVFLKAYRNIKDIDSALNESGLYNYSVGVLNCGHPEEEIVTDIKELSKRQANYWTLIIAKQKKNDSTKS, via the coding sequence ATGAACAAAATAAAAACAGGAACCTTGTACGGCATAGGAGTCGGGCCGGGTGATCCGGAACTTATCACAATAAAGGCTTCTAAAATATTAAATAAGGTGGATGTGGTTTTTGCGGCAGCATCTACAAAAAACAGTTACAGTCTGGCGGTGAGCATCGCCGGACCTCATATTCCTGAAACAACTTTAGTGAAAAAGCTCTCTTTTCCAATGACCATAAATAAAAAAGAGACTGAAAGGGCATGTAAAGATAATGCCATGACAATTATAAAAGAGCTTGAACTCGGGAAAGATGTTGCTTTTCTAAGTTTAGGAGATTGTATGACCTATTCCACTTATGGTTATATATTAAAACATATCAGAAAAACAGCTTCCCACGTGAATATAAAAACCATACCAGGTATAACTTCATACCAGGCAGCGGCTTCCTGTCTGAATGTTCCGCTGGTAGAAGGGGAAGAATCACTTCTAATTGTTTCCGGAGCCAGAGGTGGGGACCATTTGCGGGAGCTTTCAGTCAAGCCGGAATCTGTTGTTTTTCTCAAAGCATACCGAAATATTAAGGATATAGATTCTGCGCTTAATGAATCCGGGTTATATAATTACAGCGTGGGAGTATTAAACTGCGGGCATCCTGAAGAAGAAATTGTAACAGATATCAAAGAGCTTAGTAAAAGACAGGCGAATTACTGGACACTTATTATTGCAAAACAGAAAAAAAATGACTCAACAAAAAGCTAA
- the cobO gene encoding cob(I)yrinic acid a,c-diamide adenosyltransferase, giving the protein MKGYIQVYTGNGKGKTTAAFGLALRAAGAGLKVYIAQFVKGMKCSELNSLAKLSEFVTIKQYGRDRFIFREPEKEDIQAAREGLKEVKEIMCSGKYQMIILDEANIATCYNLFSVEDLLDFIQAKPEDVELVITGRTADPRIIEKADLVTEMKEIKHYYQNGVPARDGIER; this is encoded by the coding sequence ATGAAGGGATACATCCAGGTTTACACGGGCAATGGTAAGGGCAAAACAACCGCGGCTTTCGGACTTGCCCTGCGTGCAGCCGGCGCCGGCTTGAAAGTATATATCGCCCAGTTCGTCAAGGGGATGAAGTGCAGTGAGCTCAACAGCCTGGCAAAGCTGTCGGAGTTTGTTACAATAAAACAATACGGCAGGGACCGCTTCATTTTTAGAGAACCGGAGAAAGAAGATATTCAAGCCGCCCGGGAAGGGCTCAAAGAGGTCAAAGAGATTATGTGCTCCGGCAAGTATCAGATGATTATTCTTGATGAGGCCAATATTGCCACCTGTTATAATCTTTTTTCCGTAGAGGATCTACTGGACTTTATCCAGGCAAAGCCGGAAGATGTTGAACTGGTTATTACCGGAAGGACGGCAGACCCGCGGATTATTGAAAAGGCTGATCTGGTGACGGAGATGAAGGAAATTAAGCATTACTATCAGAATGGCGTGCCGGCAAGGGATGGGATTGAAAGATAA
- the rpsD gene encoding 30S ribosomal protein S4 gives MARFTGSVCRLCRRENLKLFLKGDRCYSDKCAFDRRSYPPGQHGQRRGRKSSDYGIQLREKQKIKRMYGLSEKQFHLFFEKAERQKGITGINLLTLLERRFDNVVYRLGFVNSRSQGRHFVRHNHFLVNDKKVNIPSFFLKIGDVIKTREKSHKMQAIVNSLDAVVRRGVPQWLDLEKEEMKGTVRAFPVREDLTMPMQEQLVVELYSK, from the coding sequence TTGGCACGATTTACGGGTTCGGTTTGTCGGCTTTGCCGTCGCGAAAATTTAAAGTTATTTCTTAAAGGGGATCGATGCTATTCTGATAAGTGTGCTTTTGATCGACGTAGTTATCCGCCTGGTCAGCATGGTCAGCGTCGTGGAAGAAAAAGCTCAGACTATGGTATACAGCTTCGTGAAAAGCAAAAGATAAAACGCATGTATGGTCTTTCTGAAAAACAATTCCACCTGTTTTTTGAAAAGGCTGAGCGACAAAAAGGCATTACAGGCATAAATCTGCTTACATTACTGGAACGCCGGTTTGATAATGTTGTTTATCGCTTGGGTTTTGTGAACTCACGCTCTCAGGGTCGTCACTTTGTAAGACATAATCATTTTCTAGTTAATGATAAAAAGGTTAATATACCATCATTCTTTCTAAAAATTGGCGATGTAATTAAAACCCGGGAAAAAAGCCATAAAATGCAGGCAATAGTTAATTCACTGGATGCTGTGGTTCGTAGAGGCGTTCCTCAATGGCTTGACCTGGAAAAGGAAGAGATGAAAGGAACGGTAAGGGCATTTCCGGTGCGTGAAGACCTTACTATGCCTATGCAGGAGCAGCTTGTAGTTGAACTTTATTCCAAGTAA
- a CDS encoding ABC transporter ATP-binding protein, which translates to MAIQIKNLSFFYKERRVIDDLTIEIKTGKFYGIIGPNGCGKTTFVDLITKHKKPVSGNITYKGKDLSLYSKKELSMEIALVPQNFYINFPFTVEEIVMMGRYPYVPRFSAPSQDDYKVVYDIMEKTGIYKFKDRFITELSSGERQRIVFVRALAQDTPVLILDEATSNLDVNYSLNLLNIAAQRVSKEKRTVIAVLQDINLAAIYCDYLLFIKQGSIVAHGNTDEILNRDTLQSVFNVDAKVYFEPYSDSMQVVFKK; encoded by the coding sequence ATGGCAATTCAAATTAAAAATCTGTCGTTTTTTTATAAAGAGAGAAGGGTAATAGACGACCTTACTATCGAGATCAAAACCGGGAAATTTTACGGAATAATAGGACCAAATGGTTGTGGAAAGACCACCTTTGTCGATCTTATTACAAAACACAAGAAACCTGTGTCCGGAAACATTACTTATAAAGGGAAGGATCTTTCTTTATATTCAAAAAAAGAATTATCAATGGAAATAGCTCTGGTACCTCAGAATTTTTATATAAACTTTCCGTTTACAGTTGAAGAAATTGTTATGATGGGGCGATATCCATATGTTCCCAGGTTTTCTGCTCCGTCTCAGGATGATTACAAGGTTGTATATGACATTATGGAAAAAACCGGAATTTATAAATTCAAGGATCGCTTTATTACGGAACTCAGCTCAGGAGAGAGGCAGCGGATAGTTTTTGTCAGGGCGCTTGCCCAGGACACGCCGGTTCTGATTTTAGATGAGGCGACCTCAAACCTGGATGTTAATTATTCCTTAAACCTTCTCAATATTGCAGCACAAAGGGTTAGTAAAGAGAAAAGGACCGTGATCGCAGTGCTGCAGGATATTAATCTTGCGGCGATCTACTGCGACTATCTGTTATTTATAAAACAGGGGAGTATTGTTGCCCATGGAAATACCGATGAAATTTTAAACAGGGATACGCTTCAATCTGTTTTTAATGTAGATGCAAAGGTATATTTTGAACCCTATTCCGATTCCATGCAGGTTGTTTTTAAAAAATAA